One window of Streptomyces sp. SUK 48 genomic DNA carries:
- a CDS encoding EAL domain-containing protein yields the protein MHSWTDSLRFAFQPLVNLRTGAVAALEAFARPETGDILAEARRDPELDGVLAVSALRAAMRRERLLPLHVNVFAATLADLGGLTPLYDAVRAGGRGPWEVTLDVVPPYTHVPHRALLEAVAALREQGFRISADGVGDGDVPLRLLTDLSPGLVKLDASLLARPAAVRAMRTLCEELDALVAVEGVETEGQYAAAVSAGAQLAQGELFAPPARIPATAVYVPSAAPAVPAAPKAGPSVREFVRPAAVLPVTASAGQVRALLTGSPDVSGVLLVDQAGRPVRSVHRSRFLLSMSGRYGHALYADRPAARLGDTPRTVGADATAWEVLDVVAVGGPDRTSDDVAVLDGHGRCVGVVRLADLVRALAESRVEEAAGLNPLTRLPGSDAITGEVDRRIADGRPFALSWLDIDHFKKVNDGAGFAAGDELIRSVGRALARAGAGRARVGHIGGDDFLVLADEETLAPLAAAVLDAPWSAGGRPVTLSLATVVCGPGSVRDHRQAAAQLAPLKRVAKALGGASWVLGRAGLAGHEVRRGGGTAAPVRAVAPQG from the coding sequence GTGCACTCCTGGACGGACTCTCTCCGCTTCGCCTTCCAGCCGCTGGTGAACCTGAGGACGGGCGCGGTCGCCGCGCTGGAGGCGTTCGCCCGCCCGGAGACCGGCGACATCCTGGCCGAGGCCCGCCGTGACCCCGAACTGGACGGCGTGCTGGCCGTGTCGGCGCTGCGCGCGGCCATGCGCCGGGAGCGGCTGCTGCCGCTGCACGTGAACGTGTTCGCGGCCACGCTCGCCGACCTGGGCGGCCTCACCCCGCTGTACGACGCGGTGCGGGCGGGGGGCCGGGGGCCCTGGGAGGTGACGCTGGACGTCGTACCGCCGTACACGCACGTGCCGCACCGGGCGCTGCTGGAGGCGGTGGCCGCGCTGCGGGAGCAGGGGTTCCGGATCAGCGCGGACGGGGTCGGGGACGGCGATGTGCCGCTGCGGCTGCTCACCGACCTCTCCCCCGGCCTGGTCAAGCTGGACGCCTCGCTGCTGGCCCGGCCCGCCGCCGTGCGGGCGATGCGCACGCTGTGCGAGGAGCTGGACGCCCTGGTCGCCGTGGAGGGGGTGGAGACCGAGGGGCAGTACGCGGCGGCGGTGTCGGCGGGGGCGCAGCTGGCGCAGGGCGAGCTGTTCGCGCCGCCCGCCCGGATACCCGCGACCGCCGTCTATGTTCCGTCCGCCGCCCCCGCCGTGCCCGCCGCGCCCAAGGCAGGTCCGTCGGTGCGGGAGTTCGTGCGCCCGGCCGCCGTGCTGCCGGTGACGGCGTCGGCAGGGCAGGTGCGGGCCCTGCTGACCGGCTCGCCGGACGTCTCCGGGGTGCTGCTGGTGGACCAGGCGGGCAGACCCGTGCGGTCGGTGCACCGCTCGCGCTTCCTGCTGTCGATGTCCGGCCGTTACGGCCACGCCCTGTACGCCGACCGTCCCGCCGCGCGGCTCGGGGACACCCCGCGCACGGTCGGGGCGGACGCCACCGCCTGGGAGGTGCTGGACGTGGTGGCGGTCGGCGGCCCGGACCGGACCAGCGACGATGTGGCGGTGCTGGACGGGCACGGGCGGTGTGTGGGCGTCGTACGGCTCGCGGACCTGGTGCGGGCGCTGGCCGAGAGCCGGGTGGAGGAGGCGGCCGGGCTCAATCCGCTGACCCGGCTGCCGGGTTCGGACGCGATCACCGGCGAGGTGGACCGGCGGATCGCGGACGGGCGGCCGTTCGCGCTGAGCTGGCTGGACATCGACCACTTCAAGAAGGTGAACGACGGCGCCGGTTTCGCCGCGGGCGACGAGCTGATCCGCTCGGTGGGGCGGGCGCTGGCGCGGGCGGGCGCCGGGCGGGCGCGGGTGGGGCACATCGGCGGGGACGACTTCCTGGTGCTGGCCGACGAGGAGACGCTCGCCCCGCTGGCCGCGGCGGTGCTGGACGCGCCCTGGTCGGCGGGCGGGCGGCCCGTCACGCTGTCGCTGGCCACCGTGGTGTGCGGGCCGGGCAGTGTGCGCGACCACCGCCAGGCCGCCGCCCAGCTGGCCCCGCTGAAGCGGGTGGCCAAGGCGCTGGGCGGGGCGAGCTGGGTGCTCGGCCGCGCGGGGCTGGCCGGCCACGAGGTACGACGGGGCGGCGGGACGGCGGCTCCGGTGCGCGCCGTCGCGCCCCAGGGGTGA
- a CDS encoding lipid-transfer protein, translated as MTGDVAVLGAGMHPWGKWGRGFVEYGAAAARAALADAGVDWRDVGAVVGADTVRGGYPGYVAAATYARALGWQGARVTSVYAACASGAQAIAAARAQILARLADVVLVVGADAAPKGFFRPAGGDRPDDPDWLRFRLLGATNPAYFGLYARRRMAVHGDTPEDFALVKVKNAAMGALNPYARYRRRVTAEEVAASAVVADPLRLLDICATSDGGAALVLSSMEFARRHGAARPVRIRAVSTVTPRFPNPVLDLPDIATDPAVAVEPPRETFRASLARAAYEEAGLGPGDLDLAEVYDLSTALELQWYEDLGLCGAGEGAKLLRAGATAPGGRTPVNASGGLASFGEAVPAQAIAQVCELTWQLRGAAGERQIEGARVGITANQGLFGHGSSVVAVR; from the coding sequence GTGACGGGGGACGTCGCCGTGCTCGGCGCGGGCATGCACCCCTGGGGCAAGTGGGGGCGCGGCTTCGTGGAGTACGGCGCGGCGGCGGCCCGCGCGGCGCTCGCGGACGCCGGTGTCGACTGGCGGGACGTGGGCGCCGTCGTCGGCGCGGACACCGTGCGCGGCGGCTACCCGGGGTACGTGGCGGCGGCGACGTACGCCAGGGCGCTGGGCTGGCAGGGCGCCCGGGTCACCAGTGTGTACGCGGCCTGCGCGTCGGGGGCGCAGGCGATCGCGGCGGCGCGGGCGCAGATCCTCGCCCGCCTCGCCGACGTGGTCCTCGTGGTGGGCGCGGACGCGGCACCCAAGGGCTTCTTCCGGCCCGCGGGCGGGGACCGGCCCGACGATCCCGACTGGCTCCGCTTCCGGCTGCTGGGCGCCACCAACCCGGCGTACTTCGGGCTGTACGCGCGCCGCCGGATGGCGGTGCACGGGGACACACCGGAGGACTTCGCGCTGGTCAAGGTGAAGAACGCGGCCATGGGGGCGCTGAATCCGTACGCCCGCTACCGCAGGCGGGTCACCGCCGAGGAGGTCGCCGCCTCCGCGGTGGTCGCCGATCCGCTGCGGCTGCTGGACATCTGCGCCACCTCCGACGGCGGCGCCGCCCTGGTGCTGTCCTCCATGGAGTTCGCGCGCCGGCACGGCGCCGCCCGGCCGGTGCGGATCCGCGCGGTCTCCACGGTGACGCCCCGGTTCCCGAACCCGGTGCTCGACCTGCCGGACATCGCCACCGACCCGGCGGTCGCGGTGGAGCCCCCGCGGGAGACCTTCCGCGCCTCCCTCGCCCGCGCCGCCTACGAGGAGGCCGGCCTCGGCCCGGGGGATCTGGACCTGGCGGAGGTGTACGACCTGTCCACCGCGCTGGAGTTGCAGTGGTACGAGGACCTGGGGCTGTGCGGCGCGGGCGAGGGGGCGAAGCTGCTGCGGGCGGGCGCGACGGCACCGGGCGGCCGGACACCCGTCAACGCCAGCGGCGGCCTCGCCTCCTTCGGCGAGGCCGTCCCGGCCCAGGCCATCGCGCAGGTCTGCGAGCTGACCTGGCAGCTGCGGGGCGCGGCGGGCGAGCGGCAGATCGAGGGCGCGCGGGTGGGCATCACCGCCAACCAGGGGCTCTTCGGGCACGGTTCGTCCGTGGTGGCGGTGCGGTGA
- a CDS encoding hydantoinase B/oxoprolinase family protein: MTGWQFWVDRGGTFTDIVARRPDGRLLTHKVLSDHPAHPRPEPGPHAHHVAPDAAVTGIRALLGDSPEPVEAVRMGTTVATNALLERTGEPTLLIITRGFRDALRIAYQNRPRIFARRIDLPEQLYARVIEADERVATDGTVLRAPDLDALAPALQEAYDDGIRAVAVVCLHSHLHPAHERAIGELAARTGFPQISLSSEVSPLMKLVPRGDTAVADAYLSPVLHRYVRQVAGELRGVRLMFMQSNGGLTEAGQFRGKDAILSGPAGGIVGMARMSQRAGFDRVIGFDMGGTSTDVSHFAGAYERVFDTQVAGVRLRAPMLDIHTVAAGGGSVLHFDGSRYRVGPDSAGATPGPACYRAGGPLTVTDANVMLGRIQGAHFPAVFGPGGDQPLDAGLVRDRFTGHAREIHRATGDDRTPEQVAEGYLDIAVANIANAIKRISVQKGHDVTRYALTTFGGAGGQHACRVAESLGIRTVLVPPMAGVLSALGIGLADTTAMRGQSVEATLEQASMPGIREAAAALEAAARAELAAEDVPEDRVRVTHRAQLRYDGTDTALTVELAGPDTMRDAFEECHRATYSFTLDRPIVVEALSAEATGITAPPDLTALAPYEGRTAAPGTVRLHTGGSWRDVPLHRREALPPGETVTGPAVVTEAGATTVVDDGWRAAATDDGHLLMERTAVTRSSPVSTEADPVLLEVFNNLFMSIAEQMGARLESTAQSVNIKERLDFSCALFDPDGNLVANAPHIPVHLGSMGTSVKEVIRRRGDSMRPGDTYAVNDPYHGGTHLPDVTVITPVFDTDIPGTDLPGTGTPGTGTPGTDAPADPERRPRILFHVASRGHHAEIGGIAPGSMPAHSRTLEEEGVLFDNWPLTEGGRFREEETRRLLTEGRHPSRNPRTNLADLRAQIAANRKGVDEVRRMIGEFGLDVVQAYMRHVQDNAEEAVRRVIDALDDGEYAYETDAGAVIRVRVRVDRAGRRATIDFTGTSAQLPTNFNAPSAVVDAAVLYVFRTLVADDIPLNDGCLRPLDIVVPPGSLLAPEPPAAVVAGNVETSQAITGALYAALGVQAEGSGTMNNVTFGNERHQYYETVASGSGAGDGFPGADVVQTHMTNSRLTDPEILEWRLPVRLEEFAVRHGSGGAGTWRGGDGAVRRIRFLEPMTVSTLSQHRRVPPYGMAGGAPGALGANRVERADGGVTDLGGSGSAEVGPGDVLVVETPGGGGYGRPSPESQQAGEVNDGPRAS, from the coding sequence GTGACAGGCTGGCAGTTCTGGGTCGACCGAGGCGGCACCTTCACCGATATCGTCGCCCGGCGCCCGGACGGCCGCCTGCTCACGCACAAGGTGCTCTCCGACCACCCGGCCCACCCGCGGCCCGAGCCCGGCCCACACGCCCACCACGTCGCCCCCGACGCCGCCGTCACCGGCATCCGCGCCCTCCTCGGCGACTCCCCGGAGCCCGTCGAGGCCGTCCGGATGGGCACCACCGTCGCCACCAACGCGCTCCTGGAGCGCACCGGCGAACCCACCCTGCTGATCATCACCCGCGGCTTCCGCGACGCCTTGCGCATCGCCTACCAGAACCGGCCGCGCATCTTCGCCCGCCGCATCGACCTGCCGGAACAGCTCTACGCCCGGGTGATCGAGGCCGACGAACGCGTCGCCACCGACGGCACCGTGCTGCGCGCCCCCGACCTGGACGCGCTCGCGCCCGCGCTCCAGGAGGCGTACGACGACGGGATCCGTGCCGTCGCCGTGGTCTGTCTGCACAGCCACCTGCACCCCGCCCACGAACGCGCCATCGGCGAACTCGCCGCCCGCACCGGCTTCCCGCAGATCTCCCTGTCCAGCGAGGTCAGCCCGCTGATGAAGCTGGTCCCGCGCGGCGACACCGCCGTGGCCGACGCCTACCTCTCACCGGTGCTGCACCGCTATGTCCGCCAGGTGGCCGGCGAACTGCGCGGGGTGCGGCTGATGTTCATGCAGTCCAACGGCGGACTCACCGAGGCGGGACAGTTCCGCGGCAAGGACGCCATCCTGTCCGGACCGGCCGGCGGCATCGTCGGCATGGCCCGGATGTCCCAGCGCGCGGGCTTCGACCGGGTCATCGGCTTCGACATGGGCGGCACCTCCACCGATGTCTCGCACTTCGCCGGCGCCTACGAGCGGGTCTTCGACACCCAGGTCGCGGGCGTACGGCTGCGCGCCCCGATGCTCGACATCCACACCGTGGCCGCGGGCGGCGGCTCCGTGCTCCACTTCGACGGCTCCCGCTACCGGGTCGGCCCCGACTCGGCCGGCGCCACCCCCGGCCCCGCCTGCTACCGGGCCGGCGGCCCGCTCACCGTCACCGACGCCAATGTGATGCTCGGCCGTATCCAAGGCGCCCACTTCCCGGCCGTGTTCGGGCCCGGCGGCGACCAGCCGCTGGACGCCGGTCTGGTCCGCGACCGGTTCACCGGCCACGCCCGCGAGATCCACCGGGCCACCGGCGACGACCGCACCCCCGAGCAGGTGGCCGAGGGCTATCTGGACATCGCCGTCGCGAACATCGCCAACGCGATCAAGCGGATCTCCGTCCAGAAGGGCCACGACGTCACCCGCTACGCGCTGACCACCTTCGGCGGCGCGGGCGGCCAGCACGCGTGCCGGGTCGCCGAGTCGCTCGGCATCCGCACCGTGCTCGTGCCCCCCATGGCCGGGGTGCTCTCCGCGCTCGGCATCGGACTGGCCGACACCACCGCCATGCGCGGACAGTCCGTCGAGGCGACCCTGGAGCAGGCGTCCATGCCCGGCATCCGCGAGGCCGCCGCCGCTCTGGAGGCCGCCGCCCGCGCCGAACTCGCGGCCGAGGACGTCCCCGAGGACCGCGTCCGGGTCACCCACCGGGCCCAGCTCCGCTACGACGGCACCGACACCGCCCTCACCGTCGAACTGGCCGGACCCGACACCATGCGCGACGCGTTCGAGGAGTGCCACCGCGCCACCTACTCCTTCACCCTCGACCGCCCGATCGTGGTGGAGGCTCTCTCCGCCGAGGCCACCGGCATCACCGCACCGCCCGATCTGACCGCCCTCGCCCCGTACGAGGGACGGACCGCCGCACCCGGGACCGTCCGCCTGCACACCGGCGGCTCCTGGCGGGACGTACCCCTGCACCGCCGCGAGGCCCTGCCCCCCGGCGAGACCGTCACCGGACCGGCGGTCGTCACCGAGGCCGGTGCGACGACCGTCGTGGACGACGGCTGGCGGGCCGCGGCCACCGACGACGGGCATCTGCTCATGGAACGCACCGCGGTCACCCGGAGCTCCCCCGTCAGCACGGAGGCCGACCCGGTCCTCCTGGAGGTCTTCAACAACCTCTTCATGTCGATCGCCGAGCAGATGGGCGCCCGGCTGGAGTCCACGGCCCAGTCCGTCAACATCAAGGAGCGCCTCGACTTCTCCTGCGCCCTGTTCGACCCGGACGGCAACCTGGTGGCCAACGCCCCCCACATCCCCGTCCACCTGGGCTCCATGGGCACCAGCGTCAAGGAGGTCATCCGCCGCCGGGGCGACTCGATGCGGCCGGGCGACACCTACGCCGTCAACGACCCGTACCACGGCGGCACCCATCTGCCCGACGTCACCGTGATTACCCCGGTGTTCGACACCGACATCCCCGGCACCGACCTCCCCGGCACCGGCACTCCCGGCACCGGCACCCCGGGCACCGACGCCCCCGCGGACCCGGAGCGCCGGCCCCGGATTCTCTTCCACGTCGCCTCCCGCGGCCACCACGCCGAGATCGGCGGCATCGCCCCCGGCTCCATGCCCGCCCACAGCCGCACCCTGGAGGAGGAGGGCGTCCTCTTCGACAACTGGCCGCTCACCGAGGGCGGCCGCTTCCGCGAGGAGGAGACCCGGCGGCTGCTCACCGAGGGCCGCCACCCCTCCCGCAACCCCCGCACCAACCTCGCCGACCTGCGCGCCCAGATCGCCGCCAACCGGAAGGGCGTCGACGAAGTCCGCCGCATGATCGGCGAGTTCGGCCTCGACGTCGTCCAGGCGTACATGCGGCACGTCCAGGACAACGCCGAGGAAGCGGTGCGCCGCGTCATCGACGCCCTGGACGACGGCGAGTACGCCTACGAGACCGACGCGGGCGCCGTCATCCGGGTCCGGGTCCGGGTCGACCGGGCCGGACGCCGCGCCACCATCGACTTCACCGGCACCTCCGCGCAGCTCCCCACCAACTTCAACGCCCCCTCCGCCGTGGTCGACGCGGCCGTCCTGTACGTCTTCCGCACCCTGGTCGCCGACGACATCCCGCTCAACGACGGCTGCCTGCGCCCCCTGGACATCGTCGTACCGCCCGGCTCCCTGCTCGCCCCCGAGCCCCCGGCCGCCGTCGTCGCGGGCAACGTGGAGACCTCCCAGGCCATCACCGGCGCCCTGTACGCCGCGCTCGGCGTGCAGGCCGAGGGCTCCGGCACGATGAACAACGTCACCTTCGGCAACGAACGCCACCAGTACTACGAGACCGTCGCCTCCGGTTCCGGCGCGGGCGACGGCTTCCCCGGCGCCGACGTCGTACAGACCCATATGACCAACTCCCGGCTCACCGACCCCGAGATCCTGGAGTGGCGGCTGCCCGTCCGCCTGGAGGAGTTCGCCGTACGGCACGGGAGCGGCGGCGCCGGCACCTGGCGCGGCGGCGACGGCGCGGTGCGCCGCATCCGGTTCCTGGAGCCCATGACCGTCTCCACCCTCTCCCAGCACCGCCGCGTGCCCCCGTACGGCATGGCGGGCGGCGCCCCCGGAGCGCTCGGTGCCAATCGTGTCGAACGGGCCGACGGCGGCGTCACCGATCTCGGCGGCAGCGGTTCCGCCGAGGTCGGACCCGGCGACGTGCTCGTCGTAGAAACCCCCGGTGGCGGCGGCTACGGCCGGCCGTCGCCCGAATCCCAGCAAGCAGGAGAAGTGAACGATGGTCCTCGGGCGTCCTGA
- a CDS encoding roadblock/LC7 domain-containing protein, with the protein MTAPKATDHTAMGNGGLNWLLDELVDRVASIRKAVILSGDGLPTGVSKDLTREDGEHLAAVASGFHSLAKGVGRHFDAGGVRQTVVELDDAFLFVSAAGDGSCLAVLSDADSDVGQVAYEMTLLVKRVGVHLGTAPRTGLPTGG; encoded by the coding sequence ATGACCGCACCGAAGGCGACCGACCACACGGCGATGGGCAACGGGGGGCTGAACTGGCTCCTGGACGAGCTCGTCGACCGCGTCGCCAGCATCCGCAAGGCCGTCATTCTCTCCGGCGACGGACTGCCCACCGGCGTGTCCAAGGACCTGACCAGGGAGGACGGCGAGCATCTGGCCGCCGTGGCGTCCGGCTTCCACAGCCTCGCCAAGGGCGTGGGCCGCCACTTCGACGCGGGCGGCGTCCGCCAGACCGTCGTGGAACTGGACGACGCGTTCCTGTTCGTCAGCGCCGCGGGCGACGGCAGCTGCCTGGCCGTCCTGTCCGACGCCGACTCCGACGTCGGCCAGGTCGCCTACGAGATGACGCTCCTGGTCAAGCGGGTGGGTGTGCACCTGGGCACCGCCCCGCGCACGGGCCTGCCCACGGGCGGGTAG
- a CDS encoding ATP/GTP-binding protein, with protein sequence MVLGRPEHGNVPVEPVTLKILVAGGFGVGKTTLVGAISEIRPLRTEERLTEAGRPVDDTSGVEAKNTTTVAMDFGRITLREDLVLYLFGTPGQERFWFMWDELSEGALGAVVLADTRRLEDCFAAVDYFERRSIPFLVAVNCFDGADRYPSDSVRRALDLDAGVPVVLCDARDRESAKDVLIDLIQHAMRYTAEHRQPVGN encoded by the coding sequence ATGGTCCTCGGGCGTCCTGAGCACGGCAATGTCCCGGTCGAGCCCGTCACGCTCAAGATCCTGGTGGCGGGCGGCTTCGGCGTGGGCAAGACCACCCTGGTCGGCGCGATCAGCGAGATCCGGCCGCTGCGCACCGAGGAGCGGCTCACCGAGGCCGGGCGCCCGGTCGACGACACCAGCGGGGTGGAGGCCAAGAACACCACCACCGTGGCCATGGACTTCGGCCGGATCACCCTGCGCGAGGACCTGGTGCTGTACCTGTTCGGCACGCCCGGGCAGGAGCGGTTCTGGTTCATGTGGGACGAGCTGTCCGAGGGCGCGCTCGGCGCCGTCGTGCTCGCCGACACCCGCCGCCTGGAGGACTGCTTCGCCGCCGTCGACTACTTCGAGCGGCGCTCCATCCCCTTCCTGGTCGCCGTCAACTGCTTCGACGGCGCCGACCGCTACCCCTCCGACTCGGTCCGCCGGGCGCTCGACCTGGACGCCGGGGTGCCCGTGGTGCTCTGCGACGCCCGCGACCGGGAGTCGGCCAAGGACGTGCTCATCGACCTCATCCAGCACGCGATGCGCTACACGGCGGAGCACCGCCAGCCGGTCGGCAACTGA
- a CDS encoding DUF742 domain-containing protein, protein MSEDGQVSSHWFDDDAGPVVRPYAMTRGRTTSTAQHRLDLIAVVVTEPAAGDPETDPTLSPEHVDIVGLCRSAPQSVAELAAELDLPIGVVRVLVGDLVHAELVHVTRPVPPAELPDESILRDVINGLRAL, encoded by the coding sequence ATGAGCGAAGACGGTCAGGTGAGCAGCCACTGGTTCGACGACGACGCCGGACCGGTCGTCCGCCCCTACGCCATGACGCGCGGCCGTACCACCAGTACGGCCCAGCACCGCCTCGATCTGATCGCGGTGGTCGTCACGGAGCCCGCCGCCGGGGACCCGGAGACGGATCCGACGCTCTCCCCCGAGCACGTGGACATCGTGGGCCTGTGCCGCAGCGCCCCGCAGTCGGTCGCCGAGCTGGCCGCGGAACTCGACCTGCCCATCGGCGTCGTCCGGGTCCTCGTCGGCGACCTCGTGCACGCGGAACTCGTCCATGTCACCCGGCCGGTGCCCCCGGCCGAGCTGCCGGACGAGAGTATTCTGCGCGACGTGATCAACGGCCTGCGGGCGCTGTGA
- a CDS encoding nitrate- and nitrite sensing domain-containing protein, translating into MRFRGKSIRRKIVALLLVPLLSLTAIWGFATVVTGRDVAQLFRVSDVMQNIGYPTDDTVRVLEQERRQTLVYLADPRAFDSLSALQRTRTASDRAIAKVRENARKRHLRHALGAQGGEHLTAVLDAFGGLDSLRHSVESGTISRAQALDLYNRLIDPCYALLAGLDGIDDVEMDKQSHALVNLTRARELLSREDALLGSSLVVGRLTREEIREISDLVAQRTLLYDISLPLLPASERERYERFWDNAGTAPLRSAEQSVIEHGAGTPDGITAKSWDSAAKSALADLGTLDDHAGDRFQDRMHPVAMRVIAQGAVAGLLGLLALLFSLVLSVRIGRGLIRDLRRLRLEAHEASGVRLPGLMRRLSAGEQVDVETEVPRLEYDQNEIGEVGQALNTLQRAAVEAAVKQSELRAGVSEVFVNLARRSQVLLHKQLTLLDTMERRTEDTDELADLFRLDHLTTRMRRHAEGLVILSGAAPSRQWRRPVQLMDVVRAAVAEVEDYERVEVRRLPRVAVTGPAVADLTHLVAELLENATVFSPPHTAVQVIGERVANGFTLEIHDRGLGMTPEALLDNNLRLAETPEFELSDTDRLGLFVVSRLAQRQNVRVSLQPSPYGGTTAIVFIPDALLSDEIPDTNGIGFRLDRERTAENSGRAAGGSRAPLPLSGLPTTVLDGPVELEGPVGLDALDDFPGALPDEDSERGGLFRHRRALPRGGEDGPAADPGSDRPEERPAGEESAERGLVPLPRRQPPKLVSSHGRPVTDQRAPRPEPGRRDPADPDERAAGEAYGSDTGGYGTAEDAYGPDRDAYGPDRDAHGTGREPYRADREPRRAGPVPLPRRATAAPRPAEPADRTGQGGTAPADGPAAATGPGESGRPGIASLPRRSRPATGVPGGPDTPGGPVRAPRDGDGAAGPGDSALPRRVRQASLAPQLRQDPERRPGRGDAPDDRDADEVRSRMASLQRGWQRGREENATGETARTGTAQGTTKGDGR; encoded by the coding sequence ATGCGCTTTCGCGGGAAGTCGATCCGCCGGAAGATCGTGGCGCTGCTTCTCGTGCCGCTGCTGTCCCTGACCGCCATCTGGGGTTTCGCCACGGTGGTCACCGGCCGGGACGTGGCCCAGCTCTTCCGGGTCTCCGATGTCATGCAGAACATCGGCTATCCCACCGACGACACCGTCCGCGTGCTCGAACAGGAGCGCCGCCAGACCCTCGTCTACCTCGCCGACCCACGCGCCTTCGACTCCCTGTCGGCGCTCCAGCGCACCCGCACCGCCAGCGACCGTGCGATCGCGAAGGTCCGTGAGAACGCGCGAAAACGCCATCTGCGCCACGCCCTCGGCGCCCAGGGCGGCGAGCACCTCACCGCCGTCCTGGACGCCTTCGGCGGACTGGACTCGCTGCGCCACAGCGTCGAGAGCGGCACCATCAGCCGCGCCCAGGCCCTCGACCTCTACAACCGCCTGATCGACCCCTGCTACGCGCTGCTCGCCGGGCTCGACGGCATCGACGACGTCGAGATGGACAAGCAGTCGCACGCCCTGGTCAACCTCACCCGCGCCCGTGAACTGCTCTCCCGGGAGGACGCCCTGCTCGGCTCCTCCCTCGTGGTGGGGCGGCTCACCCGCGAGGAGATCCGCGAGATCTCCGACCTCGTCGCCCAGCGCACCCTGCTCTACGACATCAGCCTGCCGCTGCTGCCCGCGTCCGAACGCGAGCGCTACGAACGGTTCTGGGACAACGCCGGTACCGCCCCGCTGCGTTCGGCCGAGCAGTCCGTCATCGAGCACGGCGCCGGCACCCCCGACGGGATCACCGCCAAGAGCTGGGACTCCGCCGCCAAAAGCGCCCTCGCCGACCTCGGCACCCTGGACGACCACGCGGGCGACCGCTTCCAGGACCGTATGCACCCGGTCGCCATGCGGGTCATCGCCCAGGGCGCCGTGGCGGGCCTGCTCGGACTGCTCGCCCTGCTCTTCTCCCTGGTGCTCTCCGTCCGGATCGGCCGCGGCCTCATCCGCGACCTGCGCCGGCTGCGCCTGGAGGCGCACGAGGCGTCCGGCGTCCGGCTGCCCGGCCTGATGCGCCGCCTGTCGGCCGGCGAACAGGTCGACGTGGAGACCGAGGTGCCGCGCCTGGAGTACGACCAGAACGAGATCGGCGAGGTCGGCCAGGCCCTCAACACCCTTCAGCGGGCCGCCGTCGAGGCCGCCGTCAAGCAGTCCGAACTGCGCGCCGGGGTCTCCGAGGTCTTCGTCAACCTCGCCCGCCGCAGCCAGGTGCTGCTGCACAAGCAGCTCACCCTCCTCGACACCATGGAACGCCGCACCGAGGACACCGACGAACTCGCCGACCTCTTCCGCCTGGACCACCTCACCACCCGGATGCGCCGGCACGCCGAGGGCCTGGTGATCCTCTCCGGCGCGGCGCCCTCCCGGCAGTGGCGCCGCCCCGTGCAGCTGATGGACGTGGTCCGCGCCGCCGTCGCCGAGGTCGAGGACTACGAGCGGGTCGAGGTACGGCGCCTGCCGCGGGTCGCCGTGACCGGCCCGGCCGTCGCCGACCTCACCCACCTCGTGGCCGAACTCCTGGAGAACGCCACGGTGTTCTCGCCCCCGCACACCGCCGTCCAGGTCATCGGCGAGCGGGTCGCCAACGGCTTCACCCTGGAGATACACGACCGGGGACTCGGCATGACGCCCGAGGCGCTGCTGGACAACAACCTGCGCCTCGCCGAGACCCCCGAGTTCGAACTCTCCGACACCGACCGGCTCGGCCTGTTCGTGGTCAGCCGCCTCGCCCAGCGCCAGAACGTCCGCGTCTCCCTCCAGCCCTCGCCCTACGGCGGCACCACCGCGATCGTGTTCATCCCGGACGCGCTGCTCAGCGACGAGATCCCGGACACCAACGGCATCGGCTTCCGCCTCGACCGCGAGCGCACGGCGGAGAACTCCGGGCGCGCCGCCGGCGGCTCCCGGGCGCCGCTGCCGCTGTCCGGCCTGCCCACCACCGTCCTGGACGGCCCGGTGGAACTGGAGGGCCCCGTCGGCCTCGACGCCCTGGACGACTTCCCCGGTGCCCTGCCGGACGAGGACAGCGAGCGCGGCGGGCTCTTCCGCCACCGCCGCGCCCTGCCCCGGGGCGGGGAGGACGGCCCGGCGGCGGACCCGGGGAGCGACCGCCCGGAGGAACGCCCGGCGGGGGAGGAGAGCGCCGAGCGCGGACTCGTACCGCTGCCGCGCCGCCAGCCGCCCAAGCTGGTCAGCTCGCACGGCAGGCCGGTCACCGACCAGCGCGCCCCCCGCCCCGAGCCCGGCCGCCGCGACCCGGCGGACCCGGACGAGCGGGCGGCCGGGGAGGCGTACGGCTCCGACACGGGCGGGTACGGCACCGCCGAGGACGCTTACGGCCCCGACCGGGACGCGTACGGCCCCGACCGGGACGCGCACGGCACCGGCCGCGAGCCGTACCGGGCCGACCGCGAGCCGCGCCGGGCCGGTCCGGTCCCCCTGCCGCGCCGGGCGACGGCCGCCCCGCGTCCGGCGGAACCCGCCGACCGCACCGGACAGGGCGGAACGGCACCTGCCGACGGCCCCGCTGCGGCGACCGGCCCCGGTGAGAGCGGCCGCCCCGGCATCGCCTCGCTGCCCCGGCGCTCCCGCCCCGCGACGGGCGTCCCCGGCGGCCCGGACACCCCCGGCGGCCCCGTCCGCGCGCCCCGCGACGGCGACGGCGCCGCCGGACCCGGCGACAGCGCCCTGCCCCGACGCGTGCGGCAGGCCAGCCTCGCCCCCCAGCTCAGGCAGGACCCCGAACGGCGCCCAGGGCGCGGCGACGCGCCCGACGACCGGGACGCCGACGAGGTCCGCAGCCGGATGGCCTCGCTCCAGCGCGGCTGGCAGCGCGGCCGGGAGGAGAATGCCACGGGCGAGACTGCCCGCACCGGCACAGCACAAGGAACCACTAAGGGGGACGGTCGATGA